A genomic window from Methanovulcanius yangii includes:
- the aspS gene encoding aspartate--tRNA(Asn) ligase, with protein sequence MRVPISAVTPETTEAEVIGWVHEVRDLGGLAFYILRDRTGFLQATIVKKKASESVLLAAKDASRESVVRITGVVKATEKAPGGREIIPETFEVIARAETPLPLDVAEKVPAEIDTRLDNRFLDARRPRVAGIFQIRSAVQHAITDLFFQEGFINITTSKIVAAATEGGTELFPLAYFEKEAFLNQSPQLYKQMMMAAGFEKVFEIAPIFRAEEHNTTRHLNEATSIDVEVSFADHEDVMDLLERVVVSCYTRVAEECPTAIEALGIDFAVPKAPFPRITYAEAIDIAALSIEEDIAYGDDLSTAAEKAIGDEMGEHYFITDWPTSIKPYYAMPFEDDPSICKAFDLMHPRMELSSGAQRIHQHDLLVEQIEAKGLSPDSFEFYLKPFKYGMPPHAGWGLGMERLVMTMLDLPNIREAVLFPRDRHRVTP encoded by the coding sequence ATGAGAGTTCCGATATCAGCTGTAACACCCGAAACGACCGAGGCAGAGGTCATCGGATGGGTTCACGAAGTCCGCGATCTTGGAGGACTTGCCTTTTACATTCTCCGCGACCGGACCGGTTTTTTGCAGGCGACCATTGTGAAGAAGAAAGCATCCGAATCCGTCCTTCTGGCTGCTAAGGATGCATCGCGCGAATCCGTTGTGAGGATCACCGGTGTGGTAAAGGCAACGGAGAAAGCCCCCGGGGGACGGGAGATCATCCCGGAGACCTTTGAGGTCATAGCAAGAGCGGAGACCCCGCTCCCGCTGGATGTCGCAGAGAAGGTACCCGCCGAAATCGATACCCGGCTTGATAACCGGTTCCTTGATGCACGCAGGCCGAGAGTGGCCGGTATCTTTCAGATCAGGAGTGCGGTGCAGCACGCAATAACGGACCTCTTCTTCCAGGAAGGGTTCATCAATATCACGACCTCAAAAATTGTTGCGGCTGCTACCGAGGGGGGTACCGAACTCTTCCCTCTTGCATACTTTGAGAAGGAGGCTTTCCTGAACCAGAGTCCCCAGCTTTACAAGCAGATGATGATGGCTGCCGGGTTCGAAAAAGTCTTTGAAATTGCACCGATTTTCCGTGCAGAAGAGCACAATACCACCCGCCACCTCAATGAGGCCACCTCGATCGATGTCGAGGTCTCGTTTGCAGACCACGAGGATGTCATGGATCTTCTTGAACGGGTCGTCGTCAGTTGCTATACTAGGGTGGCTGAAGAGTGTCCGACGGCCATCGAAGCTCTGGGCATTGATTTTGCCGTCCCGAAGGCGCCCTTCCCACGCATAACCTATGCAGAAGCCATCGATATTGCCGCACTATCCATCGAAGAAGATATCGCATACGGGGATGATCTCTCAACCGCGGCCGAGAAGGCAATCGGCGACGAGATGGGAGAGCACTATTTCATCACCGACTGGCCCACATCCATCAAACCCTACTATGCGATGCCCTTCGAAGACGACCCTTCGATATGCAAGGCATTCGATTTGATGCACCCGCGGATGGAACTCTCCAGCGGTGCACAGCGTATTCATCAGCACGACCTGCTTGTTGAACAGATAGAGGCGAAGGGTCTCTCCCCGGATAGTTTTGAATTTTACCTCAAGCCATTCAAATATGGCATGCCACCGCACGCCGGATGGGGACTCGGAATGGAACGTCTGGTCATGACCATGCTTGACCTTCCGAATATCCGTGAAGCGGTTCTCTTCCCGCGTGACCGGCACCGTGTAACACCATGA
- a CDS encoding RAD55 family ATPase: MSSGVENIEIMASNKVSTGIAGLDFQLGGGYPAGSIIVLHGSPLSGIEEMAAQFWKTPGDGTHYYLMIDGLVEEGMVKVSTADVEEAINACSSSKRVIVDSLSSVVLKEGVDEAIRLMKETSRPIVEHGGNTLFVLYSGVHPDIEEIRIARHADVFVTCVEEIHGSEVERKLMIRKLRDAEVPNRMYPYNISSEGIDLSTTARVV, from the coding sequence ATGAGTTCCGGTGTTGAGAACATTGAGATAATGGCATCGAACAAGGTGTCGACCGGAATCGCCGGCCTGGACTTTCAGTTGGGGGGAGGGTATCCGGCAGGTTCGATCATCGTTCTCCATGGATCTCCCCTTTCCGGGATTGAGGAGATGGCCGCACAGTTCTGGAAGACACCTGGCGATGGCACGCACTACTACCTCATGATAGACGGACTGGTGGAGGAAGGGATGGTCAAGGTGTCGACGGCGGATGTTGAGGAGGCCATCAACGCCTGCTCTTCGTCAAAACGTGTGATCGTCGATTCCCTGTCGAGCGTTGTGCTGAAGGAAGGAGTCGACGAAGCAATTCGTCTGATGAAAGAGACTTCCCGCCCGATTGTGGAGCATGGGGGGAATACCCTTTTTGTTCTCTATTCGGGCGTCCATCCCGATATTGAGGAGATCCGGATAGCACGTCATGCGGATGTTTTTGTCACCTGTGTGGAAGAGATCCACGGCAGTGAAGTCGAAAGGAAACTGATGATTCGTAAGCTCAGGGATGCGGAAGTGCCGAACCGGATGTATCCCTACAATATCTCATCCGAAGGAATTGACCTGTCGACGACGGCAAGGGTCGTGTAA
- a CDS encoding methionine synthase, which translates to MISTKLLPTTVVGSYPAVKTGGIRALFNPLAGAQETAVSDQIHAGIDIISDGQVGGDMISLIADYLPGVKGQEIIGKIQPSQRPITLQGVKYALSRHPKVKGIITGPSTIAHGLKIRTPIYRDRTEAVLDIGEALATEARSLASAGVTILQIDEPILSTGAADLHAARQAIGTITSVVRTPTCMHVCGDLTAVIDDLLTFPVDILDFEFSNNPQNHDLFSEKDLKGKKIGYGVVDSASTGVESVAVIQSRIEKGIDIFGPEALFIDPDCGLRMHSRETAYKKLENMVRAAANCRTEL; encoded by the coding sequence ATGATCAGTACAAAACTGCTCCCCACGACCGTCGTGGGAAGTTATCCCGCAGTGAAGACAGGAGGCATCAGGGCCCTCTTCAACCCCCTTGCCGGGGCACAGGAGACTGCGGTGTCCGATCAGATTCATGCCGGTATTGATATCATATCGGACGGGCAGGTGGGAGGAGACATGATCTCACTCATCGCCGATTACCTTCCCGGAGTCAAGGGGCAGGAAATCATCGGAAAAATTCAGCCATCACAGAGGCCGATTACATTGCAGGGAGTCAAATATGCCCTTTCCCGTCATCCGAAAGTCAAGGGAATTATCACCGGTCCATCGACGATTGCCCATGGCCTGAAAATCCGTACCCCCATTTACCGTGACCGGACGGAAGCCGTTCTCGACATCGGCGAGGCACTTGCCACGGAAGCACGAAGCCTCGCATCCGCAGGAGTGACCATCCTTCAGATCGATGAACCGATCCTCTCGACCGGTGCAGCAGATCTCCATGCTGCCCGTCAGGCCATCGGCACGATCACCTCGGTGGTGAGAACTCCCACCTGCATGCATGTATGCGGCGATCTTACCGCTGTGATCGATGATCTCCTCACCTTCCCGGTCGACATCCTGGATTTTGAGTTTTCCAACAATCCACAAAATCACGATCTTTTCAGCGAAAAGGACCTGAAAGGGAAAAAAATCGGATACGGGGTTGTCGACTCGGCAAGCACCGGGGTGGAGAGTGTTGCCGTCATTCAGTCCAGAATAGAGAAAGGGATCGATATTTTCGGCCCGGAAGCGCTTTTCATCGACCCGGACTGCGGACTCCGGATGCATTCGCGTGAAACCGCATACAAAAAACTTGAAAATATGGTCCGGGCGGCAGCAAATTGCCGCACAGAACTCTGA
- a CDS encoding class I adenylate-forming enzyme family protein, whose amino-acid sequence MNARLGEKPALIFPSTGEVFSFRALLEDACRIGGRLKQRGVVPGDRVCLYLAPGARYVLWYFALWRIGAVAVPLNNVLRADEVVSMLDDSGSMILVTDAVGYVETAESVQNHCSAIDIILDDSAEWKSECAGEAPFIRPVHCSCDQICQLQYTSGTTGKQKGAILTHGNWMAAMDAEVDVLGLREKDIYLGIYPMAHVGVSWGISALKAGATWVILERFDLDRYISLIEEYRATVIAGMPPVIHSLTRTPEGTEERMASAREMISGGGPLHPSIWKEFHRRFGIPVINAYGLSETIVVGTGTAIRPEDYVYATEFRSVGMPVGYSEVKIVDIEDPSREMPVGDTGEIALRGPGVARGYWNMPEETAEVFIEDGWFLTGDVGHLQENGMLSITDRKKDMIVMSGWKIYPTEVEKTLIEHPAIDDIAIFGVPDDHRGEIPFAAVVPKVGQFITLEDLQTYSRERLAGYKVPRKMVLVAELPRVGGWKLLRRELRERYMDGSLCGKDNS is encoded by the coding sequence GTGAATGCACGGCTGGGTGAAAAACCTGCCCTGATTTTTCCCTCAACCGGCGAAGTGTTCAGTTTTCGGGCGCTCCTTGAGGATGCCTGCAGAATTGGCGGGCGCCTGAAACAACGGGGAGTTGTACCGGGCGACAGGGTCTGCCTGTATCTTGCACCGGGAGCACGGTATGTTCTCTGGTATTTTGCCCTCTGGAGAATTGGTGCGGTGGCAGTCCCCCTCAATAATGTGCTGAGAGCAGATGAGGTGGTAAGCATGCTCGACGATTCGGGTTCGATGATCCTTGTCACGGATGCTGTCGGATATGTGGAAACAGCGGAGTCTGTACAAAATCACTGCTCAGCTATTGATATCATCCTCGACGATTCGGCTGAATGGAAATCCGAATGTGCGGGAGAGGCACCGTTCATTCGGCCCGTTCATTGTTCCTGTGATCAAATCTGCCAGCTCCAGTATACATCTGGAACGACCGGAAAGCAGAAAGGTGCAATTCTGACCCACGGCAACTGGATGGCGGCTATGGATGCCGAGGTCGATGTGCTGGGTCTTCGCGAAAAGGACATTTATCTCGGCATTTACCCGATGGCTCATGTTGGTGTCTCATGGGGCATCTCTGCACTGAAGGCGGGGGCTACCTGGGTCATTCTCGAGCGGTTTGATCTCGATCGATACATTTCGCTGATAGAGGAGTATAGGGCAACGGTGATTGCCGGCATGCCACCGGTGATACACTCGCTTACGCGGACGCCAGAAGGAACGGAAGAGAGGATGGCGTCTGCCCGTGAGATGATCTCCGGCGGGGGACCGCTTCATCCCAGCATCTGGAAAGAGTTCCATCGGCGGTTTGGCATTCCTGTCATAAACGCATATGGCCTCTCGGAGACCATCGTCGTGGGGACCGGAACGGCAATCCGGCCCGAGGATTATGTCTATGCCACGGAATTCAGGAGTGTGGGTATGCCGGTCGGTTACAGCGAGGTAAAGATCGTCGATATCGAGGACCCGTCCCGGGAAATGCCGGTGGGAGATACCGGTGAGATTGCCCTCCGGGGTCCGGGTGTCGCCCGTGGGTACTGGAATATGCCGGAGGAGACTGCTGAGGTGTTCATCGAAGACGGCTGGTTCCTGACCGGAGATGTCGGGCATCTCCAAGAAAACGGAATGCTCTCCATTACGGACAGAAAGAAGGATATGATTGTCATGTCCGGGTGGAAAATATATCCGACTGAAGTGGAGAAGACCCTTATCGAGCATCCCGCTATAGATGATATTGCCATATTCGGGGTACCCGATGATCACCGGGGGGAGATTCCTTTCGCTGCTGTGGTGCCAAAGGTCGGACAATTCATCACCCTTGAGGATCTCCAGACATACAGCCGTGAGCGGCTTGCGGGATATAAAGTCCCGAGAAAAATGGTGCTTGTTGCCGAACTTCCCCGTGTGGGGGGATGGAAACTTCTTCGCCGGGAACTCAGGGAACGGTACATGGACGGAAGCCTGTGCGGGAAGGATAATTCCTGA
- a CDS encoding universal stress protein, which translates to MISTILVATDGSATSSAALDVAIDEAGVHRADLHVLCVVDSSIPQSTMAGPQSDVLDVNYQIITDALTTEAEQVLEAASAAAETAGIRAHLHLEYGDPRRVIIATAEEMGADLIVIGSTGRTGLEALLLGSVSSSVVTHAKISTLVVRQRT; encoded by the coding sequence GTGATATCTACAATTCTTGTTGCGACGGATGGTTCGGCGACATCATCGGCCGCACTGGATGTGGCAATAGATGAAGCCGGGGTGCACCGTGCCGACCTTCATGTGCTCTGTGTCGTTGACTCCTCCATCCCGCAGTCCACAATGGCCGGTCCGCAGAGTGATGTACTGGATGTCAATTATCAGATCATCACCGATGCCCTCACAACCGAGGCGGAGCAGGTGCTTGAGGCAGCATCGGCAGCCGCAGAAACAGCCGGAATCAGGGCTCATCTTCACCTTGAATACGGGGACCCGAGGAGGGTGATCATCGCAACCGCAGAAGAGATGGGGGCAGATCTTATTGTAATCGGGTCAACAGGGCGTACAGGTCTTGAAGCTCTCCTCCTGGGCAGTGTCTCTTCGTCGGTGGTAACCCATGCAAAGATATCGACCCTGGTAGTACGCCAAAGGACATAG
- a CDS encoding HEAT repeat domain-containing protein, translated as MGIFRKSAPEISQCIRDGDAEGLCFFLVSGSDEEKREAADAFLRLAMKDPRHATGGLLTIREGSLHGVAGALIETAGPLHGSILSLACYGSDAFRASLVKYYKKRLENPYEEVLNAVRSKRNPAACGALHVLMAMGRNAIPYVAALLPDLNGDLEHGAACFLKSHGWAPKNPADRPYFFFICKEWDDIADQGSYALPLLRHLAISDDPGIRCRAIQTLGVIGDSGEIATIHRALSDADGNVRSAAVEALGKYPLDSTGSMLRDALDHRDPQVRLNAAWVLHHRGWEPMTEMEHLKYLIARMEWEKVANFGEGAIRECSRLIRGRDPEAEGAVRALTMMGTPGITALEAVTAPLSTPEQISARDTAQETITDLKKRREREEIRQRQHIEELEQRNRELEEKERKAKEGVPGQEEIQKSEIRVLEGFRRLRAKKNAEKKIAAVCEGKEKPEMVPFEYAVLALESNNPAIRASAVDVLAIMGARAHGYIAMASGDESPLVRTAAAEAMGFLGTVAMLKYLLVLLKDSSAEVRTAAVQSLGLLQDARAISAIMGMFGDGDPEVRQAASTTVVLFGEAVYPLLLRTLNDKDPEVKICAVQALGELRFSDGIPVLISHLYEQDGNVRSAVSHTLALHDGRAVGPLTAFAEQAVGDPLDAAVSALYEIDPIYAAPFISLGEQGIPEEMMTSKRGQSEVSGQKTGAGSDGSMRKDKEASGQIYEDGSSTKSNENTVDHRDMATDADSIVDALVRIEQGDQDLSQELLLQMYDEESPFLHNIMDAFMGSDRNQAYFAANLVDTLGWSPQNARETFLYRIAKGEIDAVHEGGEEVVPVVLELVFQLEPDIQRRLIHEIKRIGGEAGSDGLARLLAGPDSTLADAAETALRDMGPSVLHSLRKMESDADVTTSGRIRRIIQEIST; from the coding sequence ATGGGTATTTTCAGAAAATCAGCGCCGGAAATTTCCCAATGCATCCGGGACGGAGATGCGGAAGGGCTCTGTTTTTTCCTCGTCAGTGGTTCGGATGAAGAGAAGAGGGAAGCGGCGGACGCCTTTCTCAGGCTGGCGATGAAAGATCCTCGACACGCCACCGGGGGTCTTTTGACTATAAGGGAGGGGAGCCTGCATGGAGTTGCCGGGGCCCTGATAGAGACTGCCGGGCCGTTGCATGGCTCCATACTCAGTCTTGCCTGTTATGGCAGCGATGCATTCCGGGCCTCTCTGGTCAAATACTATAAGAAACGCCTGGAAAACCCCTATGAAGAGGTGCTCAATGCTGTCCGTTCGAAAAGGAATCCTGCAGCATGTGGGGCCCTTCACGTCCTCATGGCAATGGGACGAAATGCAATACCGTATGTTGCCGCACTGCTTCCCGATCTGAATGGCGACTTGGAGCATGGCGCAGCCTGTTTTTTGAAGAGCCACGGGTGGGCTCCTAAAAATCCCGCAGATCGCCCCTATTTCTTCTTCATCTGTAAGGAATGGGATGATATCGCGGATCAGGGGTCATATGCCCTCCCCCTTCTGCGACATCTTGCCATATCGGATGATCCCGGCATCCGGTGCAGGGCGATACAAACGCTGGGGGTCATTGGGGATTCGGGTGAGATTGCCACCATTCATCGGGCCCTCTCCGATGCAGACGGAAATGTTCGTAGTGCAGCGGTAGAGGCTTTGGGAAAATATCCTCTGGATTCCACCGGTTCCATGCTTCGCGATGCTCTTGATCACCGGGATCCCCAGGTCAGGCTCAATGCGGCATGGGTCCTGCATCACAGGGGATGGGAACCCATGACGGAGATGGAACATCTGAAATACCTTATTGCCAGGATGGAATGGGAAAAGGTCGCGAATTTCGGCGAGGGAGCCATACGTGAGTGCAGCCGGCTGATACGTGGCCGCGATCCCGAAGCGGAAGGAGCGGTTCGTGCCCTGACGATGATGGGTACACCCGGCATCACTGCCCTGGAGGCAGTGACCGCCCCGCTCTCGACACCGGAACAGATCTCTGCAAGGGACACGGCACAGGAGACGATAACTGATCTAAAAAAGCGGCGTGAGCGCGAGGAAATCCGGCAGAGGCAACATATTGAGGAGCTGGAACAGAGGAATCGGGAACTGGAAGAAAAAGAACGAAAAGCGAAGGAGGGCGTTCCGGGGCAGGAGGAGATCCAAAAGAGCGAGATTCGGGTCCTTGAGGGGTTCCGCCGTCTTCGGGCGAAAAAGAACGCAGAGAAGAAAATTGCCGCCGTCTGTGAGGGGAAGGAAAAACCCGAAATGGTTCCCTTCGAATATGCTGTTCTTGCCCTCGAATCGAACAATCCAGCAATCCGGGCCTCCGCCGTGGATGTCCTTGCAATTATGGGGGCCAGGGCGCATGGCTACATTGCCATGGCCTCGGGTGATGAGAGCCCCCTCGTTCGAACGGCAGCCGCTGAAGCGATGGGATTTCTTGGCACTGTCGCTATGCTGAAATACCTTCTGGTGCTCCTAAAGGATTCAAGCGCTGAGGTTCGTACTGCTGCCGTACAGAGCCTCGGGTTGCTGCAGGACGCTCGGGCGATCAGCGCCATTATGGGAATGTTCGGGGACGGCGACCCCGAGGTCAGGCAGGCCGCTTCCACCACGGTGGTTCTCTTCGGGGAAGCAGTATATCCCCTCCTTCTCAGGACCCTCAATGACAAAGATCCCGAGGTTAAGATCTGCGCCGTTCAGGCACTCGGGGAGCTTCGTTTTTCCGACGGCATTCCCGTTCTCATCTCACACCTGTATGAACAGGACGGCAATGTAAGGAGTGCGGTATCGCATACACTTGCCCTCCATGATGGGCGTGCGGTTGGGCCTCTCACGGCGTTTGCCGAACAGGCCGTGGGCGATCCTCTGGATGCAGCGGTATCCGCATTGTATGAGATCGATCCGATATATGCTGCCCCCTTCATCTCACTGGGAGAGCAGGGAATACCTGAAGAGATGATGACGTCCAAACGGGGTCAATCAGAGGTGTCTGGTCAAAAAACAGGAGCTGGTTCCGATGGTTCAATGAGGAAGGATAAGGAAGCATCAGGGCAGATATACGAGGATGGCTCTTCCACAAAGAGTAATGAAAATACGGTGGACCACCGGGATATGGCCACAGATGCCGATTCTATCGTAGATGCCCTCGTCCGGATAGAGCAGGGCGATCAGGATCTCTCACAGGAACTTCTGCTTCAGATGTATGATGAAGAAAGTCCGTTCCTGCATAATATCATGGATGCGTTTATGGGCAGTGATCGCAACCAGGCGTATTTTGCTGCAAACCTTGTCGATACTCTTGGCTGGTCCCCGCAAAATGCGCGTGAAACGTTCCTGTACAGGATTGCCAAAGGGGAAATCGATGCGGTGCACGAAGGAGGAGAAGAGGTGGTGCCGGTTGTTCTTGAGCTTGTGTTCCAGCTTGAACCGGATATCCAAAGACGGCTGATTCACGAAATCAAAAGAATTGGGGGGGAAGCTGGCTCTGACGGTCTGGCCCGCCTGCTGGCCGGGCCGGACAGCACCCTTGCGGATGCTGCGGAAACTGCCCTGAGGGACATGGGGCCATCCGTTCTTCATTCACTGAGAAAGATGGAATCGGATGCCGATGTAACAACCAGCGGACGAATCCGTCGGATTATCCAGGAGATATCAACATGA
- a CDS encoding CDC48 family AAA ATPase: MYLKVDSAYPEDQGMGRCRLDLTTMQQLRLVPGDLVYLEGQRKTVAKVWRMQSQDWGQEKIKIDNFIRLNAGVSIGDRIQIRPVEDEIEAQRILIAPPEDLTRQMPINYNQASLKLIGFPAMKNDTIPIVAGLPFMQQQLVAFKVVDIEPAEAVIITADTEIEFSEKPAEGFEGVRKISYEDIGGLKGELQNVRETIELPMRHPELFRKLGIEPPKGVLLYGPPGTGKTLIAKAVANESGAHFISIAGPEVISKYYGESEQRLREIFEEAEENAPAIIFIDELDSITPKREDVTGEVERRVVAQLLTMMDGLEERGQVLVIGATNRLDAIDQALRRPGRFDREIEIGVPDEHDRLEILKIHTRGMPLEGEARLIKLRKEEEDADEEAREILSQKTSAVAEEIEANQDRLLVFLASKTHGFVGADIQALAREAAMRSLRRYLPEIDLDNDEIPEEIMESLEVTGRDFREALRDVSPSAMREVFIEVPNITWNDIGGLVQEKEEIREAVEYPLTQPERFENLGIEPPNGVLLYGPPGTGKTLIAKAVATESGANFIPVRGPQLLSKWVGESERAVREIFRKARQVAPSIIFFDELDAIAPARGSGSDSHVIESVVNQILTEFDGIDETKGVVIVGATNRPDIIDPALLRAGRFDRLVAITEPEEAARREILSIHTRYIPLEGSAIETLVEKTKDFDETGLEALFDRCREDRRHETGQSRITVEEFLACKVDMPAITGDLLSRSRRRRLIRGLLDSHGFILHDPVRDAFLSDIASRTSSYVGSDLDLLCREAAMISMRSGRDSVQMTDFEEALRKVRPMMNERVREQYRRIQQYFKGGLPSQMQVNLPEYQ, encoded by the coding sequence ATGTATCTGAAAGTAGATAGTGCGTACCCGGAGGATCAAGGCATGGGAAGATGCCGTCTCGATCTGACGACTATGCAGCAGCTGAGGCTGGTCCCCGGAGATCTGGTCTATCTCGAAGGCCAGCGCAAAACTGTGGCGAAGGTCTGGAGGATGCAGTCGCAGGACTGGGGCCAGGAAAAGATAAAGATCGATAATTTCATCCGGCTCAATGCCGGTGTGAGCATAGGGGACAGAATTCAGATACGCCCGGTTGAAGACGAGATAGAGGCGCAGCGAATCCTCATCGCCCCTCCTGAGGACCTGACCCGCCAGATGCCGATAAATTATAATCAGGCGTCCCTCAAACTCATTGGCTTTCCTGCCATGAAGAATGACACCATTCCCATCGTAGCAGGGTTACCCTTCATGCAGCAGCAGCTGGTCGCCTTTAAGGTAGTCGATATCGAACCCGCAGAAGCGGTGATCATCACTGCCGACACCGAGATTGAGTTCTCGGAGAAACCAGCCGAAGGATTCGAGGGTGTCAGAAAGATATCATATGAGGACATCGGCGGACTGAAAGGGGAACTGCAGAATGTGCGGGAAACGATTGAACTTCCGATGCGCCATCCCGAACTCTTCCGCAAACTCGGCATTGAACCTCCCAAGGGGGTCCTCCTCTACGGGCCGCCGGGAACAGGAAAGACCCTGATCGCAAAAGCCGTCGCAAACGAGAGCGGAGCGCATTTCATCTCCATTGCCGGCCCGGAGGTGATTTCAAAATATTATGGTGAATCCGAACAGCGTCTTCGTGAGATCTTTGAAGAGGCTGAGGAGAATGCCCCTGCCATCATCTTCATTGACGAACTGGATTCGATCACCCCGAAACGAGAGGATGTGACCGGGGAGGTCGAACGGCGGGTCGTTGCCCAGCTCCTGACGATGATGGATGGACTGGAGGAGCGCGGACAGGTGCTCGTCATAGGAGCCACGAATCGCCTCGATGCAATCGATCAGGCACTCCGCCGGCCCGGGCGCTTCGACCGTGAGATTGAGATTGGGGTGCCGGATGAACATGACCGGCTGGAAATCCTGAAAATTCACACCCGGGGGATGCCTCTTGAGGGGGAGGCCCGACTGATAAAACTCCGGAAGGAGGAGGAGGATGCCGACGAGGAGGCACGTGAAATCCTCTCGCAGAAGACGAGTGCGGTTGCAGAAGAAATCGAAGCAAACCAGGATCGGCTGTTGGTTTTTCTGGCTTCCAAAACGCACGGATTCGTCGGGGCGGATATTCAGGCTCTGGCACGTGAGGCTGCAATGCGATCCCTCAGACGATACCTTCCGGAAATCGATCTCGACAACGATGAAATTCCGGAGGAGATCATGGAATCGCTGGAAGTGACCGGGCGTGATTTCCGCGAGGCCCTGCGCGATGTGAGCCCGAGCGCGATGCGTGAAGTCTTCATCGAGGTGCCAAATATTACCTGGAATGATATTGGTGGCCTGGTGCAGGAAAAAGAGGAGATCCGGGAGGCAGTCGAGTATCCGCTTACGCAACCGGAACGTTTTGAGAACCTTGGTATCGAACCGCCAAACGGCGTTCTCCTCTACGGACCTCCCGGCACCGGGAAAACCCTGATCGCAAAGGCAGTTGCGACCGAAAGCGGTGCGAATTTCATCCCGGTTCGCGGCCCCCAGCTCCTCTCAAAGTGGGTAGGAGAGAGCGAACGTGCAGTCCGGGAAATCTTCCGCAAGGCGCGGCAGGTGGCACCGTCCATTATATTCTTTGATGAACTCGATGCCATTGCTCCCGCACGTGGAAGCGGTTCGGACAGCCATGTCATCGAGAGTGTCGTCAACCAGATCCTGACCGAATTCGACGGGATAGATGAGACGAAAGGTGTGGTGATTGTCGGTGCAACCAACCGTCCTGATATCATTGATCCGGCCCTTCTCCGTGCCGGCCGTTTTGACAGACTGGTCGCCATCACCGAACCCGAGGAGGCAGCGCGCCGGGAGATTCTTTCCATTCATACACGCTACATCCCTCTCGAAGGTTCTGCAATAGAGACCCTTGTCGAGAAGACGAAGGACTTTGATGAAACCGGTCTTGAAGCACTCTTCGATCGGTGCAGGGAGGACAGACGGCATGAAACCGGCCAATCAAGGATCACCGTCGAAGAATTCCTCGCCTGCAAAGTGGACATGCCCGCCATCACCGGAGACCTGCTCAGCAGGAGCAGGCGTCGTCGCCTGATAAGGGGCCTTCTGGACAGTCATGGATTTATCCTCCATGATCCGGTGCGTGATGCCTTTCTATCGGATATTGCCTCACGAACATCGTCCTATGTGGGATCCGATCTCGACCTGCTCTGCAGGGAGGCAGCGATGATTTCGATGCGCTCGGGGAGGGATTCGGTTCAGATGACTGATTTTGAAGAGGCCCTCAGGAAGGTGCGCCCTATGATGAACGAGCGCGTCCGTGAGCAGTATCGCCGCATCCAGCAGTATTTCAAAGGAGGTCTCCCTTCACAGATGCAGGTGAACCTTCCTGAATACCAATAA